In Candidatus Acidiferrales bacterium, a single genomic region encodes these proteins:
- a CDS encoding TlpA disulfide reductase family protein: MSSGQKTILGLLLVAGLVGGAYWYGRRSAPRAARSGTAASANRAPEFKIKDLEGREVRMSDLEGKVVLVNFWATWCKPCTIEIPWLIELQKKYGEKGFTVVGIAMDEEGAKVVAPYAQQAKVNYPIWIGDEEVATKFGGILGIPTSFLISKNGQIVERYLGILLAYEDQVNEQIAKEL, translated from the coding sequence ATGAGTTCGGGACAAAAGACGATTTTGGGGCTGTTGCTGGTGGCCGGCCTGGTGGGCGGAGCATATTGGTATGGCCGGCGGAGCGCGCCCCGGGCAGCCCGGTCGGGCACAGCGGCATCGGCGAACCGAGCGCCTGAATTCAAAATCAAGGACCTGGAGGGCCGCGAGGTCAGGATGTCGGACCTCGAAGGCAAGGTCGTGCTGGTCAACTTCTGGGCCACCTGGTGCAAGCCCTGCACCATCGAGATTCCGTGGCTGATTGAGCTGCAGAAGAAGTACGGCGAGAAAGGCTTCACGGTGGTCGGCATCGCCATGGACGAGGAGGGCGCCAAAGTGGTTGCCCCTTACGCGCAGCAGGCCAAGGTCAATTATCCCATCTGGATTGGCGATGAGGAGGTCGCCACGAAATTTGGGGGCATCCTGGGCATTCCGACGAGCTTTCTGATCTCCAAAAATGGCCAAATCGTGGAACGCTATCTTGGCATCCTGCTGGCCTACGAAGACCAGGTGAACGAACAGATTGCGAAGGAACTCTAA
- a CDS encoding cytochrome c biogenesis protein CcdA encodes MVDVTFATAFLAGLISFLSPCVLPLVPGYVSLISGLSVEQLQDSEQAKLGPILASSLAFVLGFSVVFVALGASASAVGKFLLLNKPLFYKIAGAIIILFGLHLTGLLKISYLYREKRFQGAPGKMGWLGAFVIGLAFAFGWTPCIGPILGTVLTLAATKEKVSEGINLLAVYSAGLGLPFLLTTLGINGFLRFYRRFRRHLQAVEVFSGILLLAVGLLIFFNRLTWLSNQLAFLNRFVW; translated from the coding sequence ATGGTTGACGTCACCTTTGCGACGGCGTTTCTGGCTGGGCTGATTTCATTCCTGTCGCCCTGCGTGTTGCCGCTGGTGCCGGGATATGTCTCTTTGATCTCCGGCCTGAGCGTGGAGCAGTTGCAGGATTCCGAGCAGGCGAAGCTCGGGCCCATCCTGGCCTCCTCGCTCGCCTTCGTCCTGGGTTTCTCCGTCGTCTTCGTGGCGCTTGGCGCGTCGGCCAGCGCCGTGGGAAAATTTCTCCTGCTCAACAAACCGCTGTTTTACAAGATTGCCGGCGCCATCATCATTCTTTTTGGCTTGCACCTGACGGGCCTGCTCAAGATCTCCTACCTTTACCGTGAGAAGCGCTTTCAGGGCGCGCCGGGGAAGATGGGGTGGCTCGGGGCATTTGTGATCGGCTTGGCGTTTGCTTTTGGCTGGACGCCCTGCATCGGCCCGATCCTGGGCACGGTGCTGACGCTCGCCGCGACGAAGGAGAAAGTGAGCGAGGGAATCAACCTGCTGGCTGTCTATTCGGCGGGTCTGGGCTTGCCCTTCCTGCTGACCACGCTGGGCATCAACGGCTTTCTTCGTTTTTATCGTCGCTTTCGCCGCCACCTGCAGGCCGTGGAAGTATTTTCCGGGATCTTATTGCTGGCCGTCGGCCTGCTCATCTTCTTCAACCGGCTGACGTGGCTTTCGAACCAGCTTGCGTTCTTGAATCGTTTCGTCTGGTAA
- a CDS encoding radical SAM protein: MATTTPTLFLNPPSPSLARQPGMTPNSPASTDETQPNPRGLTPTGQPINQGATGDAGLIGIARLAANAPLEKEKNNVEYFRIGCRSILNRCYSERVPFTWTINPYRGCEFGCRYCYARYTHEYMELDPAAFEQKIYAKQDAACLLKNELGRVRSGESIAIGTATDPYQPAERQFGVTRQILETLAEARGLSLSITTKSNQIVRDVDVLQKIAGRSDLHINITITTLRARLARALEPRAPRPDLRLKALAALRQAGLHAGVFVMPVLPGITDREADLEALAEAAAKHQAQWLAANVLFLMPSAQKVFFPFLDEKFPRLARQYRRWYARSGYAPEEYRARIAGLFARLRAKHGFASRPYEPDRFALNQTVQGLAAPEPQMSLGFVFPPTKTILPDFRMNPC, encoded by the coding sequence ATGGCAACCACGACACCCACTCTCTTTCTCAACCCGCCGAGCCCTTCGCTCGCAAGACAACCGGGCATGACCCCGAATAGCCCCGCTTCCACAGATGAGACACAACCCAACCCAAGAGGGCTCACCCCCACCGGGCAACCGATTAACCAGGGCGCAACCGGCGACGCTGGTTTAATCGGCATCGCGCGCCTCGCTGCCAACGCCCCGCTCGAAAAGGAAAAGAACAACGTCGAATACTTCCGCATCGGCTGCCGCTCGATCCTGAACCGGTGTTATTCCGAGCGGGTGCCCTTCACCTGGACGATCAACCCTTACCGCGGCTGCGAGTTTGGCTGCCGCTACTGCTACGCTCGCTACACCCACGAGTACATGGAGCTCGACCCGGCCGCCTTTGAACAGAAGATTTATGCCAAGCAGGATGCAGCTTGCCTGCTCAAGAACGAGCTCGGCCGCGTGCGTTCAGGGGAGAGCATCGCCATCGGCACCGCCACCGATCCCTATCAGCCTGCCGAGCGGCAATTCGGCGTGACGCGCCAGATTCTGGAGACGCTCGCGGAAGCGCGGGGCTTGAGCCTTTCGATTACCACCAAATCCAACCAGATCGTTCGCGACGTGGACGTCTTGCAGAAAATCGCCGGCCGCTCCGACCTGCACATCAATATCACCATCACGACGCTTCGGGCGCGGCTCGCCCGGGCGCTCGAGCCGCGCGCTCCCCGGCCGGATTTGCGGTTAAAAGCTTTGGCCGCGTTGCGCCAGGCCGGACTCCATGCCGGAGTTTTCGTGATGCCGGTTCTGCCCGGCATCACCGACCGCGAAGCGGACCTGGAGGCGCTGGCCGAGGCCGCCGCCAAGCACCAGGCACAGTGGCTTGCCGCCAACGTGCTTTTCCTGATGCCTTCGGCGCAGAAGGTTTTCTTTCCGTTTCTCGATGAAAAATTTCCGCGGCTTGCGAGGCAGTATCGTCGCTGGTATGCCCGTTCCGGCTATGCCCCGGAAGAATATCGCGCGCGCATCGCGGGCTTGTTCGCTCGCCTGCGCGCCAAACACGGCTTCGCGAGCAGGCCGTATGAGCCGGATCGCTTCGCCCTGAATCAGACGGTTCAGGGCCTCGCCGCACCAGAGCCACAGATGAGCCTCGGATTTGTCTTCCCGCCGACAAAGACCATACTTCCGGACTTCAGGATGAATCCCTGCTGA
- a CDS encoding tryptophanase codes for MPIKTIIEPFRIKSVEPIRQTSPAERQRLLEAAGYNLFLIDSEDILIDLLTDSGTGAMSTEQWAAMMRGDESYAGSPSFARFKQSVDDIFGFKHVIPTHQGRAAERILFSVMCKKGDVVPNNTHFDTTRANIEFLGAEAVDLPIPEGTQPATLHPFKGNMDVKRLGELIERVGPKRVPLVMMTITNNSGGGQPVSMANLRETRALCARYQIPLYLDACRFAENSYFIKLREEGFRSKSPKEIARETFSYADGCTMSAKKDGLANIGGFLCTNDDLLAQQEKDLLILTEGFPTYGGLAGRDLEAIAVGLQEVLHEDYLNYRIVSTAYLGKHIASEGVPIVQPPGGHAIYMDARAFLPHIPPTCFPGVALAAELYLEAGIRAVEIGTLMFGKRDEKGVEHPATMDLVRLAIPRRVYTQSHVDYVVEAILEVWKRREKIRGLELTYQAPFLRHFTARFRPLP; via the coding sequence ATGCCCATCAAAACGATCATCGAGCCGTTTCGCATCAAGAGCGTCGAGCCGATTCGCCAGACCAGCCCCGCGGAGCGCCAGCGCCTGCTCGAGGCCGCCGGCTACAACCTCTTCTTGATTGACTCGGAGGACATCTTGATTGACCTGCTCACCGACAGCGGCACCGGCGCCATGTCCACCGAGCAGTGGGCGGCGATGATGCGCGGCGATGAGAGCTACGCCGGCTCGCCCAGCTTCGCCCGCTTCAAACAAAGCGTGGACGATATTTTCGGCTTCAAGCACGTCATCCCCACGCACCAGGGCCGCGCCGCCGAACGCATCCTGTTCAGCGTGATGTGCAAGAAGGGCGACGTCGTCCCCAATAACACCCACTTCGATACCACCCGGGCAAACATCGAATTTCTCGGCGCCGAAGCGGTGGACTTGCCCATTCCCGAAGGCACCCAGCCGGCCACGCTCCATCCCTTTAAGGGCAACATGGACGTGAAGCGCCTGGGCGAGCTGATCGAGCGGGTCGGGCCAAAGCGGGTGCCGCTGGTGATGATGACCATTACCAACAACTCCGGCGGCGGCCAGCCCGTCTCCATGGCCAATCTCCGGGAAACCCGCGCCCTCTGCGCCCGCTACCAGATTCCCCTCTACCTGGATGCCTGCCGCTTTGCTGAAAATTCCTACTTTATCAAGCTGCGCGAAGAGGGTTTTCGCTCGAAGTCGCCCAAAGAGATTGCCCGCGAGACATTCTCCTACGCGGACGGCTGCACCATGTCAGCCAAGAAAGACGGCCTGGCGAATATCGGCGGCTTTCTTTGCACCAACGACGACCTGCTCGCCCAGCAGGAAAAAGATTTGCTCATCCTGACGGAGGGATTTCCCACCTACGGCGGGCTTGCCGGGCGCGACCTTGAGGCGATTGCGGTCGGACTGCAGGAGGTGCTCCACGAAGACTATTTGAACTACCGCATCGTTTCCACCGCCTACCTCGGCAAACACATCGCCTCGGAGGGCGTGCCCATCGTCCAGCCACCCGGCGGCCACGCGATTTATATGGATGCCCGGGCCTTTCTTCCGCACATCCCGCCCACTTGCTTTCCCGGCGTCGCCCTGGCGGCGGAGCTTTACCTCGAAGCCGGCATCCGGGCCGTCGAAATCGGCACGCTCATGTTCGGGAAGAGAGACGAAAAAGGCGTCGAACACCCGGCCACGATGGACCTCGTTCGGCTGGCCATCCCGCGACGGGTGTACACCCAGAGCCACGTGGACTACGTCGTGGAAGCGATTCTGGAAGTGTGGAAGCGGCGCGAAAAAATTCGCGGCCTCGAGCTGACCTACCAGGCGCCCTTCTTGAGGCACTTTACCGCCAGGTTTCGCCCGCTACCCTGA
- a CDS encoding DUF6022 family protein: protein MGTKAVRSIALLTVIEALNEFYAQRHQMLKGEESDFLRKFRERGDPTYGHYFARLEQGRQAYLDRLGVRIEHGTFEDSWEEALQAGERVRLTPAEILSHDSRPIGRVIVAFYHRHDRFEVPRPPEVRPCLDV, encoded by the coding sequence ATGGGGACCAAAGCGGTGCGGTCGATTGCGCTATTGACCGTCATTGAAGCGCTCAACGAGTTCTACGCCCAGCGGCATCAGATGCTGAAGGGGGAGGAGTCTGACTTCCTGAGAAAATTCCGCGAGCGCGGTGACCCGACTTACGGGCACTACTTTGCCCGGCTCGAGCAGGGACGCCAGGCTTACCTCGATCGCCTCGGCGTCCGCATCGAACACGGCACGTTTGAGGACTCCTGGGAAGAGGCACTCCAGGCAGGCGAGCGCGTCCGGCTCACACCAGCGGAAATTCTCTCGCACGATAGCCGGCCAATCGGCCGCGTGATCGTCGCCTTCTACCACCGCCACGACCGCTTCGAGGTTCCCCGCCCGCCCGAGGTCCGCCCCTGCCTTGATGTCTGA
- a CDS encoding M20/M25/M40 family metallo-hydrolase, whose product MRKAIAGLLPAWAGVETDPYGNLILRMGKGSPRLVFVAHMDEIGWVVREILADGRLALDSKGGFATVYFAGRAILVRGAEGGREIPGVMELPEGYAAPDFFTTRPERPGFEWRTDLGTRTKAATEALGVKVGDFVTVPKKFRKLLGRRVNGRSFDDRVGCAALVAAAWQLDPKLFQHEVTFVWSTEEEIGLRGAKYYADHNTTDVVFAVDTFVSADSPLESKRFGDGRLGQGFVVRAVDNSYVAAPAHVQKILALARKHSILSQYGVTGGGNDGAVFLRHGASNLALGWPLRYSHSPAEVVDLADLEALSRIVAVAAQEW is encoded by the coding sequence GTGCGCAAAGCCATCGCCGGGCTTCTGCCCGCATGGGCCGGAGTGGAGACGGATCCTTACGGAAACCTGATTTTGCGCATGGGCAAAGGCTCCCCGCGACTGGTTTTTGTGGCCCACATGGACGAAATCGGCTGGGTGGTGCGGGAGATCCTGGCTGACGGCCGGCTTGCGCTCGATTCGAAGGGCGGCTTTGCCACCGTTTATTTTGCCGGTCGCGCCATTCTGGTTCGTGGCGCGGAGGGAGGCAGGGAAATCCCCGGAGTGATGGAATTGCCGGAAGGTTATGCCGCCCCCGATTTTTTCACGACCCGTCCCGAGCGTCCGGGCTTCGAGTGGCGGACCGACCTCGGCACGCGAACCAAAGCCGCCACCGAAGCTTTGGGCGTAAAGGTGGGCGACTTTGTAACGGTGCCCAAGAAATTCCGCAAGCTCCTCGGACGCCGCGTCAATGGCCGGAGCTTTGACGACCGCGTGGGCTGCGCGGCACTGGTGGCGGCCGCCTGGCAGCTTGACCCGAAACTCTTCCAGCATGAGGTCACCTTCGTCTGGTCCACTGAAGAGGAGATTGGCCTTCGCGGGGCCAAATACTACGCCGATCACAACACCACCGACGTGGTTTTCGCGGTGGATACGTTTGTCTCGGCCGATTCGCCGCTCGAGTCCAAGCGCTTTGGCGATGGCCGGCTGGGCCAAGGCTTCGTCGTCCGCGCCGTGGACAATAGCTACGTGGCCGCGCCAGCCCACGTCCAGAAAATTCTCGCCCTCGCCAGAAAACATTCCATCTTGAGCCAGTACGGCGTCACCGGCGGGGGCAACGATGGCGCTGTCTTTCTCCGCCACGGCGCCTCGAACCTGGCGCTCGGCTGGCCGCTGCGCTACTCGCATTCTCCCGCTGAGGTGGTGGATCTGGCCGACCTCGAAGCCCTTTCGAGAATAGTCGCCGTGGCAGCACAGGAATGGTGA